One window of the Seriola aureovittata isolate HTS-2021-v1 ecotype China chromosome 22, ASM2101889v1, whole genome shotgun sequence genome contains the following:
- the cand1 gene encoding cullin-associated NEDD8-dissociated protein 1 — protein sequence MASASYHISNLLEKMTSSDKDFRFMATNDLMTELQKDSIKLDDDSERKVVRMILKLLEDKNGEVQNLAVKCLGPLVSKVKEYQVETIVDTLCTNMLSDKEQLRDISSIGLKTVIGELPPASSGSALAASVCKKITGRLTSAIAKQEDVSVQLEALDIMADMLCRQGGLLVNFHPSILSCLLPQLTSPRLAVRKRTIMALGHLVMSCGNLVFIDLIEHLLTELGRNDNMSTTRTYIQCTAAISRQAGHRIGEYLEKIIPLVVKFCNVDDDELREYCIQAFESFVRRCPKEVYPHVPTVISICLRYLTYDPNYNFDDEDEDDNAMDAEQNDEDYQGSDDEYSDDDDMSWKVRRAAAKCLDAVVSTRHEMLPEFYRSVSPALVCRFKEREENVKADVFHAYLSLLKQTRPAQSWLADPDAMEQGDTPLTMLQSQVPMIVKALHKQLKEKSVKTRQCCFNMLTELVNVLPGALTQHIPVLIPGIIFSLNDKSSSSNLKIDALACLHVIMVTHPAHAFHAHVPALVPPVVACVGDPFYKITSEALLVTQQLVKVIRPLDNLSEGSDSFDPSPYINDLFTCTIKRLKAADIDQEVKERAISCMGQIICNLGDRLPTELPGTLLIFLERLKNEITRLTTVKALTLIAGSPLKIDLRPVLPDAVPILASFLRKNQRALKLCTLAALDILLRNYSSAVTPVMVDAVLAELPPLISESDMHVSQMALSFLSTLAVTHPSSLGQLSGGNILQQLIALVRSPLLQGGALAAMLDFYQALVATETPGLGYMDLLRMLTGPVYSQSAALPHKQAYCSIAKCVAALTRACPTEGPAVVGQFIQDVKNSRSTDSIRLLALLSLGEVGHHVDLSSQPELKTVILDAFSSSSEEVKSAASYALGSIAVGNLPEYLPFVLQEISSSKRQYLLLHSLKEIISSASVSGLKPYVESVWSLLLKHCECQEEGTRNVVAECLGKLTLIDPETLLPRLKGYLLSGSSYARSSVVTAVKFTISDQPQPIDPLLKNCIGDFLKTLEDPDLNVRRVALVTFNSAAHNKPSLIRELLDSVLPQLYNETKVRKELIREVEMGPFKHTVDDGLDLRKAAFECMYTLLDSCLDRLDIFTFLNHVEDGLKDHYDIKMLTFLMLARLSSLCPSAVLQRLDRLVEPLRATCTTKVKANSVKQEFEKQDELKRSAMRAVVALLTIPEAEKSPLMSEFQSQISSNQELAAIFDSIQRDSSSANMESMDTS from the exons ATGGCGAGCGCCTCATACCACATCTCCAACCTGCTGGAGAAAATGACCTCCAGCGACAAGGATTTCAG GTTTATGGCCACGAACGACCTGATGACAGAGCTACAGAAAGACTCAATCAAACTGGACGACGACAGCGAGAGGAAG gtggtGAGGATGATTCTCAAACTGTTGGAAGACAAGAATGGAGAAGTTCAGAATCTGGCTgtcaaatg CCTGGGGCCCCTGGTCAGTAAGGTGAAGGAGTACCAGGTGGAGACGATCGTGGACACGCTGTGCACCAACATGTTGTCGGACAAAGAACAACTCAGAGACATTTCCTCCATCGGACTGAAGACTGTGATCGGAGAGTTACCGCCCGCCTCCAGTG gctctGCTTTAGCCGCCAGTGTTTGTAAGAAGATAACGGGTCGTCTCACGAGCGCCATCGCCAAACAGGAGGACGTCTCTGTGCAGCTGGAGGCGCTCGACATCATGGCCGACATGCTCTGCAG ACAGGGAGGTCTGCTGGTGAATTTCCACCCCTCCATCCTCAGCTGTCTCCTCCCCCAGCTCACCTCCCCCAGACTGGCTGTCAGAAAG AGGACCATCATGGCTCTGGGACACCTGGTGATGTCCTGTGGGAACCTGGTCTTCATCGACCTGATCGAACACCTGCTGACGGAGCTGGGGAGGAACGACAATATGTCCACCACCAGGACCTACATCCAGTGCACGGCGGCCATCAGCAGACAGGCCGGACATAGGATCG GAGAGTATCTGGAGAAAATCATTCCTCTGGTGGTGAAGTTCTGCAACGTCGACGATGACGAGCTCAGAGAGTACTGCATCCAGGCCTTCGAGTCCTTCGTCaggag GTGTCCTAAAGAAGTCTACCCCCACGTTCCCACCGTCATCTCCATCTGTCTGCGTTACCTGACCTACGACCCCAACTACAACTTCGACGATGAAGACGAGGACGACAACGCCATGGACGCAGAGCAGAACGACGAAGACTACCAAG gCAGTGATGATGAGTACAGCGATGACGACGACATGAGCTGGAAGGTTCGGCGGGCGGCGGCGAAGTGTTTGGACGCCGTCGTGTCGACACGTCACGAGATGCTGCCGGAGTTTTACCGCTCAGTCTCTCCTGCACTCGTCTGTCGCTTCAAG GAGCGAGAGGAGAACGTGAAGGCGGACGTTTTCCACGCCTACCTGTCGCTGCTCAAACAGACCAGACCGGCTCAGAGCTGGTTGGCCGATCCAGACGCCATGGAGCAGGGAGACACGCCGCTGACGATGCTGCAGAGCCAG GTTCCCATGATCGTCAAAGCTCTTCACAAGCAGCTGAAGGAGAAAAGTGTGAAAACTCGTCAGTGTTGTTTCAACATGTTGACGGAGCTGGTGAACGTCCTGCCTGGAGCACTGACTCAGCACATCCCAGTACTAATACCTG gcATCATCTTCTCTCTGAACGATAAGTCGAGCAGCTCCAACCTGAAGATCGACGCCTTGGCCTGCCTCCACGTCATCATGGTCACGCATCCCGCTCACGCCTTCCACGCCCACGTCCCCGCCCTCGTCCCGCCCGTGGTGGCCTGCGTAGGAGACCCCTTTTACAAGATCACCTCTGAGGCTCTGCTCGTCACTCAGCAGCTCGTCAAG GTGATCCGACCTCTGGACAACCTATCGGAAGGCTCGGATAGCTTCGACCCCTCCCCCTACATCAACGACCTGTTCACCTGTACGATCAAACGCCTGAAAGCCGCCGACATTGATCAGGAGGTCAAAGAGCGAGCCATCTCCTGCATGGGACAGATCATCTGTAACCTAG GCGACCGGCTGCCCACCGAGCTCCCGGGAACGCTGCTGATCTTCTTAGAACGCCTCAAGAACGAGATCACGAGACTGACGACAGTGAAAG ctttGACGCTGATCGCTGGCTCGCCACTGAAAATCGATCTGAGGCCGGTTCTCCCCGACGCCGTTCCCATCCTCGCCTCCTTCCTCCGCAAGAACCAGCGAGCCCTGAAACTCTGCACGCTCGCTGCTCTGGACATCCTGCTCAGAAActacag ctctgcGGTGACTCCGGTCATGGTGGACGCCGTCCTGGCCGAGCTGCCTCCCCTCATCTCGGAGAGCGACATGCATGTGTCTCAGATGGCGCTGAGCTTCCTGTCCACGCTGGCGGTGACTCACCCATCCTCGCTGGGTCAGCTGAGCGGAGGAAACATCCTCCAGCAACTCATCGCGCTGGTTCGATCCCCGCTGCTGCAGGGCGGGGCGCTCGCCGCCATGCTGGACTTCTACCAG gctctCGTGGCGACAGAAACTCCTGGTCTGGGCTACATGGACCTGCTGAGGATGCTGACCGGTCCGGTTTACTCCCAGAGTGCCGCTCTGCCTCACAAACAGGCGTACTGCTCCATCGCCAAGTGTGTCGCTGCTCTGACCAGAGCCTGTCCCACGGAGGGACCGGCTGTGGTGGGACAGTTCATCCAG GACGTGAAGAACAGCCGCTCCACAGACTCCATCAGGCTGCTTGCTCTGCTCTCATTGGGCGAGGTGGGACACCATGTGGACCTCAGCAGCCAACCAGAGCTGAAGACGGTCATACTGGacgccttctcctcctccagtgaAGAG gtgaaGTCTGCAGCCTCCTACGCGTTGGGCAGCATCGCGGTGGGGAATCTTCCAGAGTATCTGCCCTTCGTCCTGCAGGAGATCTCGTCCTCCAAGAGACAGTATCTGCTGCTGCACTCGCTTAAAGAGATCATCA gctcaGCATCGGTGTCCGGCCTGAAGCCGTACGTGGAGTCGGTTTGGTCTCTGCTGCTCAAACACTGCGAGTGTCAGGAGGAGGGAACCAGGAACGTGGTCGCTGAGTGTCTCGGCAAACTGACGCTGATCGACCCCGAGACCCTGCTGCCCCGCCTCAAAGGATACCTGCTGTCAG GTTCGTCGTACGCCCGGAGCTCCGTGGTAACGGCGGTTAAGTTCACCATCTCTGACCAACCACAGCCGATCGACCCGCTGCTGAAGAACTGCatag gtgATTTCCTGAAGACGCTGGAGGACCCGGACCTGAACGTGCGTCGCGTTGCCTTGGTAACGTTTAACTCTGCGGCCCACAACAAACCCAGTCTGATCCGGGAGCTGCTGGACTCGGTTCTACCACAACTCTACAACGAGACCAAAGTCCGGAAGGAGCTGATCCGAGAG GTGGAGATGGGTCCGTTCAAACACACGGTGGACGACGGGCTGGACCTGAGGAAGGCTGCGTTCGAGTGCATGTACACTCTGCTGGACAGCTGCCTGGACCGGCTCGACATCTTCACCTTCCTCAACCACGTCGAGGACGGACTCAAGGACCACTACGACATCAAG atgcTGACGTTCCTGATGCTGGCCAGGCTGTCGTCCCTGTGCCCCAGTGCTGTTCTGCAGAGACTGGACAGACTGGTGGAGCCGCTGAGAGCCACGTGCACCACCAAG GTGAAGGCCAACTCTGTGAAGCAGGAGTTCGAGAAGCAGGACGAGCTGAAGCGGTCGGCGATGCGAGCCGTCGTCGCCCTGCTGACGATCCCCGAGGCTGAGAAGTCGCCGCTGATGTCAGAGTTCCAGTCCCAGATCTCATCCAATCAAGAGCTGGCGGCCATCTTCGACTCCATCCAGAGGGACTCCAGCTCCGCCAACATGGAGTCCATGGACACCAGCTAA